From Kiritimatiellia bacterium, a single genomic window includes:
- a CDS encoding protein-L-isoaspartate(D-aspartate) O-methyltransferase: protein MLLAMRRWELALSSGAAALTIACNGAPGAAGEGARADPWAEARATMVRVIRAYGVTNPAVLDAMGRVPRHEFIPAEFRDQTAYGDHPNPIGHGQTISQPYIVAYMTDRLGPIAGAKVLEIGTGSGYQAAILAAMGARVYTIEIVPELAQHARRALDAAGFRDVQVRCGDGYRGWPEEAPFDAIIVTCAPTAVPPALVEQLREGGRLVIPVGPSGWSQTLKTFRKNKGELVLEDEIPVRFVPMVPGSAKPSANERR from the coding sequence ATGCTGTTGGCGATGCGCCGGTGGGAGCTTGCGTTGTCGTCGGGAGCCGCGGCATTGACGATCGCCTGCAATGGCGCGCCCGGTGCAGCGGGTGAGGGAGCTCGCGCCGACCCCTGGGCCGAGGCGCGCGCCACGATGGTTCGCGTTATTCGCGCCTACGGGGTCACCAATCCGGCGGTATTGGACGCGATGGGCCGCGTGCCCCGGCACGAGTTCATTCCGGCGGAGTTCCGCGACCAGACCGCGTACGGCGACCATCCGAACCCGATCGGCCACGGGCAGACGATCTCCCAGCCCTACATCGTCGCATACATGACCGACCGGCTCGGTCCGATCGCCGGCGCGAAAGTGCTCGAAATCGGCACCGGCTCCGGCTACCAGGCCGCGATCCTCGCCGCGATGGGCGCGCGCGTGTACACGATCGAAATCGTGCCCGAGCTCGCACAACACGCGCGGCGCGCACTCGACGCGGCCGGCTTCCGCGACGTGCAGGTCCGTTGCGGCGACGGCTACCGTGGCTGGCCCGAGGAGGCGCCGTTCGATGCGATCATTGTCACCTGCGCGCCGACCGCGGTGCCGCCCGCGCTCGTGGAGCAGCTGCGCGAGGGCGGCCGTCTCGTCATTCCGGTGGGCCCCTCCGGCTGGTCCCAGACGCTCAAAACCTTCCGCAAAAACAAAGGCGAGCTGGTGCTGGAAGACGAGATTCCGGTGCGGTTCGTGCCGATGGTGCCGGGCTCGGCGAAACCCTCCGCCAACGAGCGGCGCTGA
- a CDS encoding alginate export family protein yields MDSRRAEAIAAGFQMVRAPAALLALLALGMRAPADDAPAPVDLRASGSFRLRYEHLEGFNVSGYGGPDDDLLLGRARVRLDAASPLGPTAALELQSAYYWLSRLRLDDLGNATPHRDDLDVRIALLEWRQIADTPLGISVGRQDLTYGAGRLFAPMNWGNVGGNWWDAARLLWDEKSFNLHALYARRVRIEPRALNRHHAPFHLAGAIGHLHIDAVEPEVFYLLKRNESAPDETRHTAGASLYRRAGQGWDGLLWYAVQTGELDGRDIRAWALLLHGGHTFEAPGRPRLGFEYNRASGDPTPDDRHEGTFDGVYGQIAQPYGWMNFVMLKNLEEAVLTGSLQPSSSLTATLELHLFRLAEPRDAWYWSTRQPERRDPTGRAGADLGREIDFILGWKPGGGLEVLAGVARFWPGTYLRRTEGGARPANWWFLQLQWSW; encoded by the coding sequence GTGGACAGTCGACGCGCGGAAGCCATAGCGGCGGGGTTCCAGATGGTCCGCGCGCCCGCGGCGCTGCTGGCGCTCCTCGCGCTCGGCATGCGCGCACCGGCCGACGACGCCCCCGCTCCCGTGGACCTGCGAGCGTCCGGCTCGTTCCGCCTCCGCTACGAACACCTCGAGGGCTTCAACGTCAGCGGCTACGGCGGCCCGGACGACGACCTGCTGCTCGGCCGCGCGCGCGTGCGGCTCGATGCGGCCTCGCCTCTCGGCCCCACCGCCGCGCTGGAGCTCCAGTCCGCATACTACTGGCTCAGCCGCCTTCGGCTCGACGACTTGGGTAACGCAACGCCGCATCGCGACGATTTGGACGTGCGCATCGCGCTCCTTGAGTGGCGCCAAATCGCAGACACGCCGCTCGGAATCTCCGTCGGCCGCCAGGACCTGACCTACGGCGCCGGACGGCTCTTCGCACCGATGAACTGGGGGAATGTCGGCGGCAACTGGTGGGACGCCGCCCGGCTGCTGTGGGACGAGAAGTCGTTCAATCTCCACGCCCTCTACGCCCGACGCGTCCGAATCGAACCGCGCGCACTGAACCGCCATCACGCACCATTCCATCTCGCCGGCGCGATTGGCCACCTCCACATCGACGCGGTGGAACCGGAGGTGTTCTATCTGCTGAAACGCAACGAGTCCGCCCCCGACGAAACCCGCCACACCGCGGGCGCCTCGCTGTACCGCCGCGCCGGACAAGGCTGGGATGGTCTGCTGTGGTACGCGGTGCAGACCGGCGAACTGGACGGGCGGGACATTCGCGCCTGGGCGCTGCTGCTCCACGGCGGCCACACGTTCGAGGCACCCGGTCGCCCCCGCCTCGGCTTCGAATACAACCGCGCCTCGGGCGACCCCACACCCGACGATCGGCACGAGGGAACCTTTGACGGTGTCTACGGTCAGATCGCGCAGCCCTACGGCTGGATGAATTTCGTCATGCTGAAAAATCTCGAGGAGGCGGTGCTGACCGGTAGCCTCCAGCCCAGTTCCAGCCTCACCGCCACGCTGGAGCTGCATCTGTTCCGGCTGGCGGAGCCACGCGACGCCTGGTACTGGTCCACGCGGCAACCGGAACGCCGCGATCCGACCGGCCGGGCCGGCGCCGACCTCGGTCGGGAAATCGACTTCATCCTCGGCTGGAAGCCCGGCGGCGGCCTCGAGGTGCTCGCCGGCGTCGCGAGGTTTTGGCCCGGCACATACCTGCGGCGCACCGAGGGCGGCGCGCGACCCGCGAACTGGTGGTTCCTTCAGCTGCAGTGGTCATGGTGA
- a CDS encoding Sb-PDE family phosphodiesterase, which translates to MRRSPIAIALIWLPLALHAAPTIDRTEIRLPDLPGYVTLKCDLHLHTVFSDGDVWPPVRVIEAWRDGLDAIALTDHIEYQPKTNDVPTQHHRPYELAAGTARERGILLIRGAEITKSAETGHYNAIFLTNIYEVAHDDVRESVRRAAAQGAFVFWNHPGWKVPPDQPIVRPHHEEMVASNWLHGIELWNDGTAYTNVWPWAMKTKLAWLGNSDYHRPIDPPLPNHANHRTLTIVLARERSLTGLREALFEGRTLIWNENLLVGRREWLEPFVAACLQVDPPHHRDAKNLAFHLRNLSDIPFELVRIEGPGPERLSVPAGRVVLVKIPVPAATTARLVYAATNAWWAPGEFAQLTWTVDARKP; encoded by the coding sequence ATGCGCCGATCCCCCATCGCCATCGCGCTGATATGGCTGCCCCTGGCACTTCACGCGGCCCCCACCATCGATCGCACCGAAATCCGCCTGCCCGACCTGCCCGGCTACGTCACGCTCAAGTGCGACCTGCACCTGCACACCGTCTTTTCCGACGGCGACGTCTGGCCGCCGGTGCGGGTGATCGAGGCCTGGCGCGACGGCCTCGATGCGATCGCCCTGACCGACCACATCGAATACCAGCCCAAAACCAACGACGTGCCGACCCAACACCACCGGCCATACGAGCTGGCCGCCGGCACCGCTCGCGAACGCGGCATCCTGCTGATTCGCGGCGCGGAGATCACCAAGTCGGCGGAGACCGGCCACTATAACGCGATCTTCCTCACCAACATCTACGAGGTCGCCCACGACGACGTGCGCGAGAGCGTCCGCCGCGCCGCCGCGCAGGGCGCGTTCGTGTTCTGGAACCATCCCGGCTGGAAGGTGCCTCCCGACCAACCGATCGTGCGACCCCACCACGAGGAGATGGTCGCCTCGAACTGGCTGCACGGCATCGAACTGTGGAACGATGGGACTGCCTACACCAACGTGTGGCCGTGGGCGATGAAGACGAAGCTGGCCTGGCTCGGCAACTCGGACTATCACCGGCCGATCGACCCGCCCCTCCCCAACCACGCAAACCATCGCACGCTCACCATCGTGCTGGCGCGCGAACGGTCGCTGACCGGTCTGCGGGAAGCCCTCTTCGAGGGGCGGACACTCATCTGGAACGAGAACCTGCTGGTTGGCCGCCGCGAGTGGCTCGAACCATTCGTCGCGGCATGTCTACAGGTTGATCCGCCGCACCATCGCGATGCGAAGAACCTCGCGTTCCACTTGCGGAACCTCTCCGATATCCCGTTCGAGCTAGTCCGCATCGAAGGGCCGGGACCTGAGCGGCTCAGCGTGCCGGCCGGCCGCGTGGTGCTGGTGAAGATCCCTGTGCCCGCCGCGACAACCGCCCGCCTAGTGTACGCCGCAACCAACGCATGGTGGGCGCCCGGTGAGTTCGCGCAGCTGACGTGGACAGTCGACGCGCGGAAGCCATAG